In Nicotiana tabacum cultivar K326 chromosome 19, ASM71507v2, whole genome shotgun sequence, one DNA window encodes the following:
- the LOC107795867 gene encoding pectin acetylesterase 12, translating to MAKLFMWLWSLVFVGFFVVSKLVDSYEFEEFFFNKTEGVFLESVYGASAAGGPTPLMVGLTLIHGAGARGAVCLDGTLPGYHIHRGYGPGANSWLVQLEGGGWCNTIRSCVYRKKTRRGSSNYMEKQIPFTGILSNKAEENPDFYNWNRVKVRYCDGASFTGDSENKAAQLQFRGKRIYEAAMNELMSKGMRYAKQALLSGCSAGGLASIMHCDDFRNLLPYSTKVKCLSDAGLFMDAVDVSGGRSLRNFFGGVVQLQGLHKTLPRTCTNHLDATSCFFPENLINNIKTPLFLLNAAYDSWQLQESLAPRGADPHGVWHDCTLNNERCSPSQIQFLQGFRIHMLNTIKRFAASRQNGLFINSCFAHCQSERQDTWFSDNSPMINNKPIALAVGDWYFDRSGMKAIDCAYPCDRTCHNLVFR from the exons ATGGCGAAGCTTTTCATGTGGTTATGGAGTTTGGTTTTTGTTGGATTTTTTGTGGTTAGCAAATTAGTAGATTCTTATGAATTTGAAGAATTCTTTTTCAATAAAACCGAAGGGGTATTCTTGGAGTCTGTATATGGAGCTTCAGCAGCTGGTGGTCCAACTCCTCTTATGGTTGGTCTTACACTCATTCATGGTGCTGGCGCCCGAGGAGCTG TGTGTTTGGATGGAACACTGCCAGGTTACCACATCCATCGAGGTTATGGTCCTGGGGCAAACAGTTGGCTCGTTCAATTGGAG GGTGGAGGATGGTGTAACACTATTAGAAGTTGTGTTTATCGCAAAAAGACAAGGCGGGGATCATCTAATTACATGGAAAAACAGATCCCGTTTACTGGGATTTTGAGTAACAAGGCCGAAGAAAATCCAG ATTTTTATAACTGGAATAGAGTAAAAGTTCGCTACTGTGATGGCGCCTCCTTTACAGGAGATAGCGAAAATAAG GCTGCACAATTGCAATTTAGAGGCAAGCGCATATATGAGGCTGCAATGAACGAGTTAATGTCGAAAGGGATGCGATATGCCAAGCAG GCTCTTCTCTCTGGATGTTCTGCTGGTGGTCTAGCTTCAATCATGCATTGTGATGACTTCCGCAATTTGCTCCCATATAGTACTAAAGTGAAGTGCCTGAGTGATGCTGGATTATTTATGGACGC AGTTGATGTATCTGGAGGGCGCTCCCTGAGAAATTTCTTTGGAGGTGTGGTTCAGCTACAG GGTCTTCATAAGACGCTACCAAGAACGTGCACCAACCACCTTGATGCAACCTCA TGCTTCTTTCCTGAGAATTTAATCAACAACATCAAGACCCCTCTTTTCCTGCTGAATGCTGCCTATGATTCCTGGCAG CTTCAGGAAAGTTTGGCTCCTCGTGGAGCTGATCCTCATGGCGTATGGCACGATTGTACACTCAATAATGAAAGATGTTCTCCTTCTCAGATTCAATTTCTGCAAG GTTTTAGGATTCATATGCTTAATACAATTAAAAGATTTGCCGCTTCAAGACAAAATGGTTTGTTTATAAACTCATGCTTCGCCCACTGCCAATCGGAGAGGCAAGATACATGGTTTTCCGATAATTCTCCCATGATTAATAACAAG ccgattgcacttgcagttggaGATTGGTACTTTGATCGATCAGGTATGAAGGCAATAGACTGTGCATATCCATGCGACAGAACATGTCACAACCTGGTCTTTAGATGA